One segment of Marinobacter sediminum DNA contains the following:
- a CDS encoding acetolactate synthase large subunit has product MSNQQPTKAKTGAVLFIEALENEGVKYVFAVPGEENLAFLEALRTSNIELVLNRHEQAAGFMAATYGRLTGQVGVCLSTLGPGATNLVTAAAYAQLGAMPMMMISGQKPIKSSKQGLFQILDVVDLMRPLTKYTRQITNANTIPAKVREAFRLASEERPGAVHLELPEDIAAEAPEPDTHIFKPSDARRPSASGKSLEMACDMLRQARHPVIMIGAGANRKRVSQALLHLVNVTGIPFFTTQMGKGVVDERHPGYLGNAALSAGDFVHCAIDRADLVINVGHDVVEKPPFFMTPGGKKVIHVNFSAADVDPVYFPQHEVVGDIANSVEYMAENCGHCSNHDFTGLMEVKQAVDSHLQERAEDGRFPVIPQRIVHDVRQVMPEDGIIALDNGMYKLWFARNYPAYDNNTVLLDNALASMGAGLPSAMMASMLYPDLKVMAICGDGGFMMNSQELETAVRLNLNLVVLIINDSAYGMIKWKQSQEGFENFGLDYGNPDFVKYAESYGASGHRINRTDDLRPTLEKALATGGVHLVEVPVDYSENRRVFDEELAELTCRL; this is encoded by the coding sequence ATGTCAAACCAGCAACCTACCAAGGCTAAAACCGGAGCGGTGCTGTTCATTGAGGCGCTGGAAAATGAGGGCGTCAAATACGTGTTCGCAGTACCCGGGGAAGAGAATCTGGCTTTCCTGGAAGCACTGCGGACCTCGAACATCGAGCTGGTGCTGAATCGACATGAGCAGGCCGCAGGCTTTATGGCTGCCACATACGGTCGCCTGACTGGCCAGGTTGGAGTCTGTCTCTCCACGCTGGGCCCCGGCGCTACCAACCTGGTAACGGCGGCAGCCTATGCCCAGCTGGGCGCCATGCCGATGATGATGATTTCCGGCCAGAAGCCTATCAAGTCCTCCAAGCAGGGGTTGTTCCAGATCCTTGATGTGGTGGACCTCATGCGCCCACTTACCAAATATACCCGCCAGATCACCAACGCCAATACCATCCCTGCCAAGGTTCGTGAAGCCTTCCGGCTGGCCTCGGAAGAGCGGCCGGGTGCAGTGCACCTGGAACTGCCGGAGGATATTGCCGCTGAGGCGCCGGAACCCGATACCCACATCTTTAAACCCAGTGATGCTCGCAGGCCGTCGGCCAGCGGGAAGAGCCTGGAGATGGCCTGCGACATGCTGCGCCAGGCCAGGCACCCGGTGATCATGATCGGCGCCGGTGCCAATCGGAAGCGGGTGTCACAGGCGTTGCTCCACCTGGTGAACGTAACCGGCATTCCTTTCTTCACCACCCAGATGGGAAAGGGCGTTGTCGATGAGCGGCATCCCGGGTATCTGGGTAATGCCGCGCTTTCCGCCGGCGACTTTGTCCATTGCGCCATCGACCGCGCAGATCTGGTGATCAACGTTGGCCATGATGTGGTCGAAAAACCGCCATTTTTCATGACACCGGGCGGCAAGAAGGTTATTCATGTCAACTTCAGTGCGGCCGACGTGGACCCGGTGTACTTCCCTCAGCACGAAGTGGTGGGCGATATCGCCAACAGCGTGGAATATATGGCTGAAAACTGCGGTCACTGTTCCAATCACGACTTCACAGGCCTGATGGAGGTCAAGCAGGCGGTGGATTCGCATCTGCAGGAGCGTGCCGAAGACGGCCGATTCCCGGTCATTCCCCAGCGCATTGTGCATGATGTTCGCCAGGTAATGCCGGAAGACGGCATCATTGCTCTCGATAACGGCATGTACAAGCTCTGGTTTGCCCGGAACTACCCGGCGTATGACAACAACACGGTGTTGCTGGATAACGCGCTTGCCTCCATGGGAGCCGGGTTGCCCAGCGCCATGATGGCTTCCATGCTGTATCCGGACCTGAAAGTCATGGCGATATGCGGTGATGGCGGGTTCATGATGAACAGTCAGGAATTGGAAACCGCGGTGCGGCTGAACCTGAACCTGGTTGTGCTGATCATCAATGACAGCGCTTACGGCATGATCAAGTGGAAGCAGTCCCAGGAAGGCTTTGAGAATTTCGGGCTGGACTACGGCAACCCCGACTTTGTGAAGTACGCGGAGTCCTATGGTGCCAGCGGCCATCGCATTAACCGCACGGACGACCTGCGCCCGACCCTGGAAAAGGCCCTGGCCACCGGTGGCGTTCACCTGGTGGAGGTGCCGGTGGATTACAGTGAAAACCGCCGCGTCTTTGATGAGGAGCTGGCGGAGCTGACCTGCCGGCTATAG
- a CDS encoding ATP-grasp domain-containing protein yields MSEHKYNPDKGYVALLGWSLNAVEAADKFDRRYVVVAPDWAEAYCEEHDIPYVPWNFERLNDRSVEIAQTLKDMGVDVAIPLFEETVEWAGAINSVLMDKPRLFGQAMLLRDKALMKRRAQLGGIRVGIFEEAHDKGDVIRFLKRVNQTLLKLDGDPNDPIHLKAFDKAGCLGHRVIRTPDEVDTIPEEEFPVLMESHLDGWEFAVEAWVHNGKIAFLNISEYVTLGYSVFVPATPDLEKYREQIKGEIEKLIKTFDIEFGFIHPEYFVTSDRTMYFGEVAYRPPGFKVFELLERAYGFNAYQGLILTFDPKATEEEVKAFFPKEVVDAKGYAGCFGVYPRRRVVSKLEIPEETENHEYFESHELTPPVEETVTKRTAFGTHWGLVYFFGDDPYTMRDLLKHQEELDFYV; encoded by the coding sequence ATGAGCGAACATAAATACAATCCGGACAAGGGGTACGTAGCACTCCTGGGTTGGAGTCTGAATGCTGTAGAAGCTGCAGACAAATTCGACCGTCGCTATGTGGTTGTCGCCCCGGATTGGGCGGAAGCCTACTGCGAAGAGCACGACATTCCCTACGTGCCCTGGAACTTCGAGCGCCTGAATGACCGCTCCGTAGAGATCGCCCAGACGCTGAAGGACATGGGCGTAGATGTGGCCATTCCGTTGTTTGAAGAGACAGTAGAGTGGGCGGGTGCTATCAACTCGGTGTTGATGGACAAGCCACGCCTGTTCGGCCAGGCCATGCTGTTGCGTGACAAGGCCCTGATGAAGCGTCGTGCCCAGCTCGGCGGTATCCGGGTGGGTATTTTTGAGGAGGCTCACGACAAGGGCGACGTAATCCGTTTCCTGAAGCGTGTTAACCAGACCTTGCTCAAACTGGATGGTGACCCGAACGACCCGATCCACCTCAAGGCTTTTGACAAGGCAGGTTGCCTTGGTCACAGGGTGATCCGTACCCCTGATGAGGTGGATACCATCCCGGAAGAAGAGTTTCCTGTTCTCATGGAATCTCACCTGGACGGCTGGGAATTCGCGGTCGAGGCCTGGGTCCACAACGGTAAAATTGCGTTTCTGAACATCTCGGAATACGTCACTCTCGGCTATTCAGTGTTCGTCCCCGCGACGCCGGATCTTGAGAAGTACCGTGAGCAGATCAAGGGTGAAATCGAAAAGCTGATCAAGACCTTTGATATTGAGTTTGGCTTTATTCACCCCGAGTACTTCGTGACCAGCGACAGGACCATGTACTTCGGTGAGGTGGCGTATCGTCCGCCAGGTTTCAAGGTGTTCGAGTTGCTTGAGCGCGCCTATGGCTTCAACGCCTATCAGGGCCTGATCCTGACCTTCGATCCCAAGGCCACGGAAGAGGAAGTAAAAGCGTTCTTCCCGAAAGAAGTGGTGGATGCCAAGGGTTATGCCGGATGCTTCGGTGTCTATCCGCGCCGCCGGGTGGTCAGCAAGCTGGAAATTCCGGAAGAGACCGAGAATCACGAGTATTTCGAGTCTCACGAGTTGACGCCGCCGGTAGAGGAGACCGTTACCAAGCGGACTGCTTTCGGCACGCACTGGGGGCTGGTCTATTTCTTCGGTGATGATCCTTACACCATGCGGGATCTTCTGAAACATCAGGAAGAACTCGATTTCTATGTATAA
- the mqo gene encoding malate dehydrogenase (quinone) has protein sequence MAARQADVVLVGGGVMSATLGMMLRQLDPSLDIVMVERLDHVAHESTDGWNNAGTGHAGYCELNYTPETEDGDVAIDRALKINAQFEVSLQLWSYLVEQGMLPDPETFINRTPHQSFVWGEKDVAFLKRRYERLSAHHLFRDMEYTESPEELEQWMPLVVKHRDPMQRVAATRIRHGADVDFGSLTRSMVKHLESQPNFELMLSSPVHYIDQRDNGRWKVRVRNQKTGELTKLEAGFVFLGAGGGALPMLQKSGIEEARGYGGFPVSGQWLVCRKPEIVEQHHSKVYGKAPIGAPPMSVPHLDTRIINGEPALLFGPFAGFTTRFLKKGSIFDLLGSVKPTNLRPMLSVSKSNMDLTRYLIGEVFQSHGDRVASLRNFFPDAREDDWELKMAGQRVQIIKQVDGGGGKLEFGTEIVAAKDGTLAALLGASPGASTAANAMLTVLERCFPESLKTAEWQERLKTLIPSYGQSLVNDEELLTKVRERTLSTLKLT, from the coding sequence ATGGCCGCTAGACAGGCAGACGTAGTGCTGGTCGGTGGTGGCGTCATGAGCGCCACCCTCGGCATGATGCTCAGGCAGCTCGATCCCTCCCTGGATATTGTCATGGTGGAGCGTCTCGACCACGTTGCCCATGAAAGCACGGACGGTTGGAACAACGCAGGCACCGGTCACGCCGGCTACTGCGAGCTTAACTACACTCCGGAAACCGAAGATGGTGATGTGGCCATTGACCGGGCCCTCAAGATCAATGCCCAGTTCGAAGTGTCACTTCAGCTCTGGTCCTATCTGGTAGAGCAGGGCATGCTGCCCGACCCCGAGACCTTCATAAACCGCACGCCGCACCAGAGTTTTGTCTGGGGCGAGAAAGATGTGGCTTTCCTGAAGCGACGCTACGAGCGGCTGAGTGCCCATCACCTGTTCCGGGATATGGAATACACCGAATCCCCGGAAGAGCTTGAACAGTGGATGCCGCTGGTGGTCAAGCATCGGGATCCAATGCAGCGCGTTGCCGCTACCCGGATAAGGCACGGCGCCGATGTCGATTTCGGATCCCTCACCCGCAGCATGGTGAAGCATCTCGAAAGCCAGCCTAACTTTGAGTTGATGCTGAGCAGCCCGGTGCACTATATCGACCAGCGCGACAATGGCCGCTGGAAAGTCCGGGTGAGAAACCAGAAGACTGGTGAGCTGACCAAGCTCGAGGCCGGTTTCGTCTTCCTGGGCGCGGGTGGCGGAGCGTTGCCGATGCTGCAGAAATCCGGCATTGAAGAGGCACGCGGATACGGCGGCTTCCCGGTGAGTGGGCAGTGGCTGGTATGTCGCAAGCCGGAGATCGTCGAGCAGCATCACTCCAAGGTATACGGAAAGGCTCCGATCGGCGCGCCGCCGATGTCAGTACCGCACCTGGATACCCGGATCATCAACGGCGAACCGGCACTGCTGTTTGGCCCATTTGCCGGCTTCACGACCCGTTTCCTGAAGAAGGGGTCGATCTTTGATCTGTTAGGTTCTGTGAAGCCGACCAACCTGCGTCCGATGCTATCGGTGAGCAAGAGCAACATGGACCTCACCCGGTATCTGATCGGCGAGGTGTTCCAGTCCCACGGCGACCGTGTAGCCTCACTCCGCAACTTCTTCCCGGATGCCCGTGAGGATGATTGGGAGCTGAAAATGGCGGGTCAGAGGGTCCAGATTATCAAGCAGGTCGACGGTGGTGGCGGCAAGCTTGAATTCGGTACCGAGATCGTCGCGGCCAAAGACGGAACGTTGGCGGCGCTGTTGGGTGCTTCGCCGGGGGCATCGACCGCTGCCAACGCCATGCTTACGGTACTTGAGCGTTGCTTCCCCGAGAGCCTGAAGACAGCAGAATGGCAGGAACGGCTGAAAACCCTGATTCCGTCCTATGGCCAATCGCTGGTAAATGACGAGGAATTGCTGACAAAAGTGCGCGAGCGGACGCTCTCTACCCTGAAACTGACCTGA